The following coding sequences lie in one Sorghum bicolor cultivar BTx623 chromosome 6, Sorghum_bicolor_NCBIv3, whole genome shotgun sequence genomic window:
- the LOC8073423 gene encoding aldose 1-epimerase produces MARRELFLALLWLAALALATGPADATRKMVGVYVLRKGDFSVRLTNWGARVMSVVLPDCKGNLADVVLGRDTIAEYVNDDVYFGPITGRIAQRVARGRFVLDGKVYHMHRNDGRNTIHGGDRGFSRSIWTVKEYVAGGESPYITFYYRSFDGEQGLPGNVDAYVTYRMSGPYTLGVHMNATALDKATPVNFLLHVYWNLRGEGNGDVLGHTLRLHASRYAVLDDELLPSSGRIEPVAGTPLDFRTPTPIGSRIRQVVVMGGRAVGYDTNYIVDGGEGMMRPVAQVRDPASGRALELWANQPTMQLYTGNFLNHTKGKRGKVYDRYAGFCLETMGYVDAVNHPEFPSQTLRPGQVYKHDMVYKFSF; encoded by the exons ATGGCGAGGCGTGAGCTGTTCCTCGCGCTGCTGTGGCTCGCGGCCTTGGCGCTGGCCACCGGCCCCGCTGACGCGACGAGGAAGATGGTCGGGGTGTACGTGCTCAGGAAGGGGGATTTCTCCGTCAGGCTCACCAACTGGGGCGCCAGAGTCATGTCCGTCGTCCTCCCAGACTGCAAAG GGAATTTGGCTGATGTCGTCCTTGGCAGAGACACCATCGCTGAATACGTC AACGATGACGTGTACTTCGGGCCGATAACGGGCCGCATAGCGCAGAGAGTAGCCCGCGGCCGGTTCGTCCTCGATGGCAAGGTCTACCACATGCACAGGAACGATGGCAGGAACACGATTCACG GTGGTGACAGAGGATTCAGCAGAAGCATTTGGACGGTGAAGGAGTACGTAGCCGGCGGCGAGTCACCCTACATCACCTTCTACTACCGTAGCTTCGACGGAGAGCAAG GTTTGCCGGGGAACGTGGACGCGTACGTGACGTACCGTATGTCGGGGCCCTACACGCTGGGCGTGCACATGAACGCGACGGCGCTGGACAAGGCGACGCCGGTAAACTTCCTGCTGCACGTGTACTGGAACCTGCGCGGCGAGGGGAACGGCGACGTGCTGGGCCACACGCTCCGGCTGCACGCGTCGCGGTACGCCGTGCTGGATGATGAGCTCCTCCCGTCGTCGGGGCGCATCGAGCCCGTGGCCGGCACGCCGCTGGACTTCCGGACGCCGACGCCGATCGGCTCGCGCATCCGCCAGGTCGTCGTCATGGGCGGCCGCGCCGTCGGGTACGACACCAACTACATCGTCGACGGCGGGGAAGGGATGATGCGGCCCGTGGCGCAGGTCCGGGACCCCGCGTCCGGCAGGGCGTTGGAGCTGTGGGCAAACCAGCCGACCATGCAGCTCTACACGGGGAACTTTCTCAACCACACCAAGGGAAAGCGCGGCAAGGTGTACGACAGGTACGCTGGGTTCTGCCTGGAGACGATGGGGTACGTGGACGCCGTGAACCACCCTGAGTTTCCGTCTCAGACACTCAGGCCCGGCCAGGTGTACAAGCACGATATGGTCTACAAGTTCTCGTTCTAG